Proteins co-encoded in one Hymenobacter swuensis DY53 genomic window:
- the typA gene encoding translational GTPase TypA: MQNIRNIAIIAHVDHGKTTLVDKIIHASKLFDEHQQFDDLILDNNDLERERGITIVSKNVSVRYKDVKINIIDTPGHADFGGEVERVLKMADGVLLLVDAFEGAMPQTRFVLGKAIDLGLKPIVVVNKVDKENCRPDEVHEQVFDLMFNLGANEDQLDFVTLYGSSKQGWMSTDWKVKTDSIIPLLDAVVASIPPAPTLDGTPQMQVTSLDYSSFVGRIAIGRVHRGTLREGANMSLVKRDGTIKKVKIKELQVFEGLGRTKVSEVSSGEICAVTGIEGFDIGDTLADADNPEGLAVISIDEPTMNMLFTINNSPFFGKEGKFVTSRHLRDRLFKETEKNLALRVKETDKEDTFLVYGRGILHLSVLIETMRREGFELQVGQPQVLFREDENGNRTEPIEHLVVDVPEETAGKVIELVTMRKGELTIMEPKGDLQHLEFNIPARGLIGLRNNVLTATAGEAIMNHRFASYEPYKGTIPGRISGSLIAMETGPGTAYTIDKMQDRGEFFVEPGEEVYAGQVIGEHTRPNDLTINIQKGKKLTNMRASGTDDNVKIVPKRQFSLEEAMEYIQKDEYLEVTPKSTRMRKILLDENERLRSAKKSD; this comes from the coding sequence ATGCAGAACATTCGGAATATCGCCATCATCGCCCACGTTGACCACGGCAAGACCACGCTCGTGGACAAGATCATCCACGCCTCCAAGCTGTTCGACGAACACCAGCAGTTCGACGACCTGATTCTGGACAACAATGACCTGGAGCGTGAGCGGGGCATCACCATCGTCTCCAAGAACGTATCGGTCCGGTACAAAGACGTTAAAATCAACATCATCGACACCCCTGGTCACGCCGACTTCGGCGGCGAGGTGGAGCGGGTACTGAAGATGGCCGACGGCGTATTGCTGCTCGTCGATGCTTTCGAAGGTGCCATGCCCCAGACGCGCTTCGTACTGGGCAAAGCCATCGACCTGGGCCTGAAGCCCATTGTAGTGGTGAACAAAGTCGACAAAGAAAACTGCCGTCCCGACGAGGTGCACGAGCAGGTGTTCGACCTGATGTTCAACCTGGGTGCCAACGAAGACCAGCTGGACTTCGTGACGCTGTACGGCTCTTCGAAGCAGGGCTGGATGAGCACCGACTGGAAAGTAAAAACCGACAGCATCATTCCGCTGCTTGACGCCGTGGTGGCTTCCATTCCTCCCGCTCCTACCCTGGACGGCACGCCGCAGATGCAGGTTACTTCGCTCGACTACTCGTCGTTCGTGGGTCGTATCGCCATTGGCCGCGTGCACCGCGGTACGCTGCGTGAAGGCGCTAACATGAGCCTGGTGAAGCGCGACGGCACCATCAAGAAAGTAAAAATCAAAGAGCTGCAGGTGTTCGAAGGCCTCGGCCGCACGAAGGTTTCGGAGGTTAGCTCCGGCGAAATCTGCGCCGTGACCGGCATCGAAGGCTTCGACATCGGAGATACGCTGGCTGACGCCGACAACCCCGAGGGCCTCGCCGTTATCAGCATCGACGAGCCGACGATGAACATGCTGTTCACCATCAACAACTCGCCGTTCTTCGGTAAGGAAGGTAAGTTCGTGACCTCGCGCCACCTGCGTGACCGTCTGTTCAAGGAAACGGAGAAAAACCTCGCTTTGCGCGTGAAGGAAACCGATAAGGAGGATACATTCTTGGTGTACGGCCGCGGTATTCTTCACTTGTCGGTACTCATCGAAACGATGCGCCGCGAAGGGTTTGAGCTGCAGGTAGGCCAGCCGCAGGTACTGTTCCGTGAAGACGAGAATGGCAACCGCACCGAGCCCATCGAGCACTTGGTAGTGGACGTGCCGGAAGAAACGGCCGGGAAGGTTATCGAACTGGTAACGATGCGCAAAGGCGAGCTGACCATCATGGAGCCGAAAGGCGACCTGCAGCACCTGGAGTTCAACATTCCGGCCCGGGGCCTGATCGGCCTGCGGAACAACGTGCTGACCGCCACCGCTGGTGAGGCCATCATGAACCACCGCTTTGCTTCCTACGAGCCTTACAAAGGCACCATTCCCGGCCGGATCAGCGGTTCGCTGATTGCCATGGAAACCGGTCCCGGCACCGCCTACACCATCGATAAGATGCAGGACCGCGGCGAGTTCTTCGTGGAGCCCGGTGAGGAAGTATACGCTGGCCAGGTTATCGGAGAGCATACCCGCCCGAACGACTTGACCATCAACATTCAGAAAGGCAAGAAGCTCACCAACATGCGTGCCTCAGGTACGGATGACAACGTAAAAATCGTGCCCAAGCGTCAGTTTTCGCTGGAAGAAGCCATGGAATACATCCAGAAGGATGAGTACCTGGAAGTAACCCCGAAGTCGACGCGGATGCGCAAGATCCTGCTGGACGAAAACGAGCGCCTGCGCTCGGCCAAGAAATCCGACTAG
- a CDS encoding acylphosphatase, giving the protein MSSPIEHRIMHVRGRVQGVFFRQSTQHEARRLGLTGTVRNNPDGTVTIEAEGPAAALDALEAWCHTGPPAARVDQVTATPGAVQGHQEFSVQR; this is encoded by the coding sequence GTGAGTTCACCCATTGAACATCGTATCATGCACGTCCGAGGCCGGGTACAGGGCGTTTTCTTTCGCCAGAGTACCCAGCACGAAGCCCGCCGCCTGGGCCTTACCGGCACCGTGCGCAACAACCCCGACGGTACCGTCACCATCGAAGCCGAAGGTCCGGCCGCTGCCCTCGACGCGCTGGAAGCTTGGTGCCATACAGGCCCGCCGGCGGCCCGGGTAGACCAAGTAACGGCCACGCCGGGTGCGGTGCAGGGCCATCAAGAATTTAGCGTTCAGCGCTAA
- a CDS encoding YqjF family protein codes for MSDYLPPVRSSRWPLMRQRWSNLLFAHWPVSPEVLRPYLPPRLELDLFDGQAWLGVVPFTMSHIRPLGLPAVPGLSALHELNVRTYARLDGVPGVWFLSLDATQPLGVWAARTLFHLPYLHARMQLTHTPDGTLHATATRTHRSEPAATFAASWQPGAALPLAQPNTLAHFLTERYHLYTAGHTVRAGQHGNSLWRGQLWHAPWALREATLTRWESTLVESHGLSTPAGPPLLHAADKLDVWVEELRRV; via the coding sequence TTGTCCGATTATCTGCCTCCCGTCCGCTCGTCCCGCTGGCCCCTGATGCGGCAACGGTGGAGCAACCTGCTGTTTGCGCACTGGCCTGTAAGCCCGGAAGTGCTGCGCCCTTACCTGCCGCCGCGCCTGGAGCTGGACTTGTTCGACGGGCAGGCGTGGCTGGGCGTAGTGCCGTTTACCATGAGTCACATCCGGCCGCTGGGCTTGCCGGCCGTGCCGGGCCTGAGCGCGCTGCACGAGCTGAACGTGCGCACCTACGCCCGCCTCGACGGGGTGCCGGGCGTGTGGTTTTTGTCGTTGGATGCTACCCAGCCACTGGGCGTGTGGGCCGCCCGCACCCTGTTTCATCTGCCTTACCTGCACGCCCGCATGCAGCTCACCCACACACCCGACGGCACGCTGCACGCCACGGCCACGCGCACGCACCGCAGCGAGCCAGCGGCTACGTTTGCGGCCTCCTGGCAGCCGGGGGCCGCGCTGCCCCTGGCCCAGCCCAACACTTTGGCCCATTTCCTTACTGAGCGGTATCACCTCTATACGGCCGGCCATACGGTACGCGCCGGGCAGCATGGGAATAGTTTGTGGCGGGGGCAGCTCTGGCACGCGCCCTGGGCATTGCGCGAGGCCACCCTTACGCGTTGGGAATCCACACTAGTCGAAAGTCACGGTCTGTCCACACCGGCCGGCCCACCCCTGCTGCACGCTGCCGATAAGCTGGACGTGTGGGTGGAGGAGTTGCGGCGCGTCTGA
- a CDS encoding DMT family transporter — MKNWLILLLAIVAETIGTSALKASEGFTRLWPSVVVVAGYALAFYCLSLTLKAIPIGIAYAVWSGVGIVLITLVGVVLYKQIPDLPAIIGLLLILTGIIVINVFSKTSAH; from the coding sequence ATGAAAAACTGGCTGATTCTGCTGCTGGCCATTGTGGCCGAAACCATTGGCACCTCAGCCCTGAAAGCCTCGGAGGGATTTACCCGACTCTGGCCCAGTGTAGTAGTAGTGGCCGGGTACGCACTGGCCTTCTATTGCCTCAGCCTAACGCTCAAGGCCATTCCTATTGGCATTGCCTATGCCGTATGGTCGGGCGTGGGTATTGTGCTCATTACGCTGGTAGGAGTGGTGCTGTACAAACAGATTCCCGACCTGCCCGCCATTATTGGCCTGCTCCTGATTCTGACGGGGATTATCGTCATCAACGTCTTCTCCAAAACCTCCGCGCACTGA